One part of the Paraglaciecola sp. L3A3 genome encodes these proteins:
- a CDS encoding S9 family peptidase, with the protein MKAVYGLLIAGLFSFHLYAQNLISLDELLSKDTIHKIELNPKGDLLLTTGYEKNRLQLNVFEIDSGQLLNVFQAKQGADYRLSSVKWGDQDSFIFNTYRPLQKNAYVSWLVDLSTSSNGLSFKTSRIHARGYVIDYLPNEQDKVWFVYYPDASNYKKIQIYKTHTQGIVRENFRGQNKFKYLQSKARKYFTDPKGQVRFSSKFDKDDIEKTYWYLDQDNDWQLLFQFDPYEYDFEPIGFLPNGKLAVITNINSDLKSLHEFDLSSQTIGDIIYQHARYDVTAANFDQSGDKIESISYYDGGEWRSEYFDHNRQTLNQQFKNTFEGQQYFISSMSANEQRAVIKVFSSTNRGEYYLWDKTLNELARLKEQNAQLSVYEFSDTQVLDIKSDEGHKIEAFYTQSPENISNNVLLVMPHGGPIGPRDHKRFNFTVQYLVSRGYSVLQVNYRGSDGFGKEYKDSGRGQWGRVIEKDITSAVTFIHDKYKFKQTCAIGASYGGYSSAMLAILHPDTYSCVIARFGVFDLPLIFNDRNTKLAEYMQKIWSKVVGEESPELKKYSPVYLAEKINVPVLITAGELDTRASFEHSNRFKYVLKKLNKDVEHIYYRYAGHGHNGNAKSAKHELAYIDDFIRRKLSLSPPVGDNSVQIKVREFNLIANGFDNKDIAGVYKDKSANFKKRTKITLSN; encoded by the coding sequence ATGAAAGCTGTTTATGGACTGCTTATTGCCGGTTTATTTTCATTTCATTTGTATGCTCAGAATTTAATATCACTAGATGAGCTACTTAGTAAAGATACTATTCATAAAATTGAATTGAATCCTAAAGGTGATCTATTACTCACCACTGGTTATGAAAAAAATAGACTGCAATTAAATGTTTTTGAAATTGATAGTGGTCAACTGCTGAATGTTTTTCAAGCTAAACAGGGGGCAGACTACAGATTATCGTCAGTAAAATGGGGGGACCAAGATTCCTTTATTTTTAATACTTACAGACCCCTACAAAAAAATGCTTATGTCTCGTGGTTGGTCGATTTATCTACTTCTTCTAATGGATTAAGTTTTAAAACATCTAGGATCCATGCACGTGGTTATGTAATAGACTATTTGCCAAACGAGCAAGATAAAGTGTGGTTTGTTTATTATCCAGATGCCTCAAATTATAAAAAAATACAGATATACAAAACACATACACAAGGCATAGTACGCGAAAACTTTCGGGGTCAAAATAAATTCAAATATTTACAGTCCAAGGCTCGAAAATATTTTACGGATCCCAAAGGGCAGGTTCGTTTTAGTTCAAAGTTTGATAAGGATGATATTGAAAAAACCTATTGGTATCTTGACCAAGATAATGATTGGCAATTGTTATTTCAATTCGATCCTTATGAATACGATTTTGAACCTATTGGATTTTTACCCAATGGAAAACTAGCTGTTATTACCAATATAAACTCGGATTTAAAATCACTGCATGAATTCGATTTATCAAGCCAAACAATTGGCGACATAATTTATCAGCATGCTAGATACGATGTAACCGCAGCAAACTTTGACCAATCAGGGGACAAAATAGAATCCATTAGTTATTACGATGGGGGCGAGTGGCGATCAGAATATTTTGATCATAATAGACAAACTTTGAATCAACAATTTAAAAATACATTCGAAGGACAGCAATATTTCATTAGCTCAATGAGTGCAAATGAACAAAGAGCTGTAATAAAAGTGTTTTCGAGCACTAATAGAGGTGAATACTATCTTTGGGACAAAACGCTAAATGAATTAGCACGACTCAAAGAACAGAATGCACAACTTTCTGTTTATGAATTTAGTGATACCCAAGTGTTAGATATTAAAAGTGATGAAGGTCATAAAATAGAGGCTTTTTATACACAATCACCTGAAAATATTAGCAATAACGTTTTACTTGTTATGCCTCATGGTGGTCCTATTGGTCCTAGAGATCATAAAAGATTTAATTTTACTGTTCAGTATCTGGTTAGCCGTGGCTATTCGGTATTACAAGTAAATTATCGAGGCTCTGATGGTTTTGGTAAGGAATATAAAGATAGTGGGAGAGGCCAGTGGGGCAGAGTGATAGAAAAAGATATCACAAGCGCTGTAACATTTATTCATGACAAGTATAAATTTAAACAAACCTGTGCAATTGGTGCGAGTTATGGGGGGTATTCTAGTGCTATGTTAGCTATATTACATCCCGATACATATTCATGTGTGATTGCTCGATTCGGTGTGTTTGACTTACCTTTAATTTTTAATGATAGGAATACCAAATTAGCAGAATACATGCAAAAAATATGGTCGAAAGTTGTGGGGGAAGAAAGCCCAGAGTTAAAAAAATATTCACCTGTATATTTAGCTGAAAAAATTAATGTACCAGTTTTAATTACCGCAGGAGAATTAGATACTAGAGCTAGTTTCGAACACAGTAATAGATTCAAGTATGTATTAAAAAAGTTGAATAAAGATGTAGAGCATATTTATTACAGATATGCAGGCCATGGTCATAATGGCAATGCCAAAAGTGCTAAACATGAATTGGCTTATATTGATGACTTTATTCGACGGAAACTGTCACTCTCGCCACCTGTAGGTGATAATTCTGTACAAATAAAAGTACGTGAATTTAATTTAATTGCCAATGGTTTTGACAACAAAGATATAGCGGGC
- a CDS encoding energy transducer TonB, whose translation MKKIVLTTIFLSVSWGSNANMFKAHEALSAKNYKEAHIELLESASIGEPEAQFNLGVLNLKGLIGDVDYKKAMAWFYLASEYDYPQAFDLSSQIFQKLSKSDQDHAASIAEELAAKYGKKVVTEKYFPNILTTEIDEQKNEKRAKMLKRGKLHITTDNKARAHNQSVLNSAIRNYTSGSNRSGLSNLNKTMVHGNSGRVEVIFDARADGKVQDTEVIFSWPTGRFEKSFVAAIDNSQLKAAERDGKLVEQYGMFKHVNIYYEGVRNLKKNYPHLYNTLLSMRRLAKDSVSAKYQYACFLRAYNDLFDDQQLEAFQPVLLAAAEEGHSQAQYDYGMYLLYKNDEVDAGIAWILKAAKYGLLEAEYRLGDILYQSPSPYLEQDLVKAKYWLEKSAKNNHLKARQKLVALSFANNSVDKQLATQAIDWLEDIEDENQATPHTYYLLAKAYHFIGDKPQALEYVDEAIAEASNLEWNTEDWTNYRKQLKG comes from the coding sequence ATGAAAAAAATAGTTTTGACTACGATATTTTTATCAGTAAGTTGGGGATCTAATGCCAACATGTTTAAAGCCCATGAGGCTTTGTCGGCTAAAAATTATAAAGAGGCACATATTGAGTTACTGGAATCGGCAAGTATAGGTGAACCAGAAGCTCAATTTAATTTAGGAGTGCTAAATTTAAAAGGCCTAATTGGTGATGTCGATTATAAAAAAGCTATGGCCTGGTTTTATTTAGCCAGTGAGTATGATTACCCTCAAGCATTTGATCTTTCATCTCAAATTTTTCAAAAACTGTCAAAGTCAGACCAAGATCATGCCGCATCCATTGCTGAAGAACTAGCTGCAAAATATGGTAAAAAAGTAGTTACAGAGAAATATTTTCCTAATATTTTAACAACAGAAATCGATGAACAAAAAAATGAAAAACGCGCGAAAATGTTAAAGCGTGGTAAGTTGCATATCACTACTGATAATAAAGCCCGTGCACATAATCAATCTGTTCTTAACTCGGCTATTCGAAATTATACTTCAGGAAGTAATCGTTCTGGGTTATCTAATTTAAATAAAACTATGGTTCATGGTAATTCTGGTCGTGTTGAAGTTATTTTCGACGCTAGAGCAGATGGTAAGGTACAAGACACAGAAGTAATTTTTTCATGGCCTACGGGGAGATTTGAGAAAAGTTTTGTTGCAGCGATTGATAATTCACAATTAAAAGCTGCGGAACGAGATGGAAAACTTGTCGAACAATATGGCATGTTTAAACATGTAAATATTTATTATGAAGGTGTTCGAAATCTAAAAAAAAACTATCCTCATCTTTATAACACATTATTATCAATGAGGCGTTTAGCCAAAGATAGTGTTTCAGCCAAATATCAATATGCTTGTTTTTTACGTGCATACAATGATTTATTTGATGATCAACAATTAGAAGCTTTTCAGCCTGTTTTATTAGCCGCGGCAGAAGAAGGTCATAGTCAAGCTCAATATGATTATGGTATGTACCTTCTTTATAAAAATGATGAAGTAGATGCAGGTATCGCATGGATTTTAAAAGCGGCTAAATATGGTTTATTAGAAGCAGAATATCGTCTAGGAGATATTCTTTATCAATCTCCGTCTCCATACTTGGAACAGGATTTAGTTAAAGCTAAATATTGGTTAGAAAAATCTGCTAAAAATAATCATTTAAAAGCAAGACAAAAACTGGTCGCGTTAAGTTTTGCCAATAATAGTGTGGATAAACAATTAGCAACTCAAGCTATTGATTGGCTAGAAGATATTGAAGATGAAAATCAAGCTACCCCTCATACATATTATTTGTTAGCTAAGGCTTATCACTTTATTGGAGATAAGCCACAGGCGTTGGAATATGTGGACGAAGCCATAGCAGAAGCATCTAATCTTGAATGGAATACAGAAGACTGGACTAATTATCGTAAGCAGTTAAAAGGTTAA